Proteins encoded within one genomic window of Rubripirellula tenax:
- a CDS encoding GTP-binding protein produces the protein MSDAKKIRFVLIGGFLGAGKTTLIGQLARAYAAAGKRVGIITNDQAENLVDTQNLRSQGFDVGEVAGACFCCSFDDLVSTADMLSADGAPDVLLAEPVGSCTDLVATVVLPLQQLLGDRFELAPFGVLLKPSHGKRILSIDAAEARSGFSPQAEYIFRKQLEEADYVMVGRRDQLSDAEVEALKQQLAAVAPNVPVIAVSPATGAGVDEVMGYIESPMTAGRRLLDIDYDTYADGEAELGWVNLTAMIQADVTVDLDTIAADLVGRIRSEVVAKHDGHIAHLKTSVLAGDTQAVANVVSNDSPVDVGLSAGRSVSGTIQVIVNARVAMDPEDLAEVCRVQVNASALACGAVVTSIAARSLRPGRPTPTHRVGA, from the coding sequence ATGAGCGACGCTAAAAAGATCCGTTTCGTATTGATTGGCGGCTTTCTGGGTGCCGGTAAAACCACCTTGATCGGCCAATTGGCCCGCGCCTACGCGGCCGCTGGCAAGCGAGTCGGCATCATCACCAACGATCAGGCAGAGAATCTGGTCGACACGCAAAATCTTCGTTCGCAAGGCTTCGACGTCGGTGAAGTCGCCGGGGCGTGCTTTTGCTGCAGCTTCGATGACCTTGTATCCACCGCCGATATGCTGTCAGCCGACGGAGCCCCCGACGTGCTGCTGGCCGAGCCCGTGGGCAGTTGTACCGACTTGGTCGCCACGGTCGTGCTGCCACTGCAACAATTGCTGGGTGATCGGTTCGAGTTGGCCCCGTTCGGCGTGCTGTTGAAGCCATCGCACGGAAAGCGGATTCTCAGCATCGACGCCGCCGAGGCGCGAAGTGGTTTTTCGCCTCAAGCAGAATACATCTTTCGCAAACAGCTCGAGGAAGCCGACTACGTCATGGTCGGTCGCCGCGACCAGCTTTCCGATGCGGAAGTCGAAGCGTTGAAACAGCAACTCGCCGCCGTCGCGCCAAACGTGCCCGTGATCGCGGTCAGCCCCGCGACCGGTGCCGGTGTCGACGAAGTGATGGGTTACATCGAGTCACCGATGACTGCGGGACGACGATTGCTTGACATCGACTACGACACGTACGCCGACGGCGAAGCCGAACTGGGCTGGGTCAATTTGACCGCCATGATCCAAGCGGATGTGACGGTTGATCTGGATACGATCGCCGCAGACTTGGTCGGTCGCATTCGCAGCGAAGTCGTCGCCAAGCACGACGGTCATATCGCTCACTTGAAAACGTCAGTACTGGCGGGCGACACCCAAGCCGTCGCCAACGTGGTCAGTAACGATTCGCCAGTCGACGTCGGGTTGTCGGCCGGACGCAGCGTGTCGGGAACGATTCAAGTGATCGTCAATGCGCGAGTCGCCATGGACCCGGAAGACTTGGCGGAGGTATGCCGCGTACAAGTCAATGCATCGGCGTTGGCTTGTGGCGCAGTCGTCACCTCAATCGCCGCACGATCGCTACGGCCCGGGCGTCCTACACCGACGCACAGGGTCGGTGCGTAA
- a CDS encoding NAD-dependent epimerase/dehydratase family protein translates to MRIFLTGATGLLGNTIVRHLAVHRPGDVIHALVRRPPEPKIFEGMDVQFVEADLGDAATYPAIAEAIQHCDVVIHAAALIHIGWKRLNASMQVNRDGTAAIVDACLAHEKPLVHVGTVDTLALGNRSAPANEDTPLDANGEKTQCSYVVSKRAGVDVVMAGVRRGLRAVIVHPGFMLGPWDWKPSSGRMIVEVARTWRPLAPSGGCSICDPRDVAAGTIEAMDGIVEGRIDSGRQYILAGENWTYFELWREIAARTGAGKPVMPAGPGQRWIGSIVAGAMQKWSEKEGDFNTASLELSSQIHWYDSTRAHDELGYRIRDPHKSLDDAVDWIENRLPENSKSASKSGPKSGDF, encoded by the coding sequence ATGCGAATCTTTCTGACCGGTGCGACGGGTCTGCTCGGTAACACAATCGTTCGACATTTGGCGGTCCATCGCCCCGGCGACGTGATCCATGCGTTGGTGCGTCGTCCGCCCGAACCGAAAATCTTTGAAGGCATGGATGTCCAGTTCGTCGAAGCCGATTTGGGCGACGCGGCAACTTACCCGGCCATTGCCGAGGCCATCCAACATTGTGACGTCGTCATTCATGCTGCCGCGTTGATCCATATCGGCTGGAAGCGATTGAACGCGTCGATGCAGGTCAATCGTGACGGAACCGCCGCCATCGTGGACGCTTGCTTGGCACACGAAAAGCCGCTGGTTCACGTCGGCACCGTCGACACGCTGGCATTGGGCAACCGCAGTGCACCGGCCAACGAAGATACGCCGCTGGATGCGAATGGCGAAAAGACGCAGTGCAGCTATGTGGTCAGCAAACGTGCCGGCGTGGATGTGGTCATGGCGGGTGTCCGACGAGGCCTGAGGGCGGTGATCGTTCACCCCGGATTCATGCTTGGCCCCTGGGACTGGAAACCCAGCAGCGGGCGAATGATCGTCGAAGTCGCACGAACGTGGCGGCCACTGGCTCCGTCGGGCGGATGCAGCATTTGCGATCCTCGCGATGTAGCCGCAGGGACGATCGAGGCGATGGACGGAATCGTCGAAGGCCGAATCGACAGCGGGCGGCAATACATTTTGGCTGGCGAAAACTGGACGTATTTCGAATTGTGGCGAGAGATTGCCGCGCGGACTGGCGCCGGCAAACCGGTCATGCCGGCCGGTCCCGGCCAACGCTGGATCGGTTCGATCGTGGCCGGCGCAATGCAGAAATGGTCGGAAAAAGAGGGCGATTTCAATACCGCCTCGTTGGAATTGAGCTCCCAGATCCACTGGTACGACTCGACCCGCGCCCACGACGAATTGGGTTACCGAATTCGAGACCCTCACAAGAGCCTGGATGACGCGGTCGATTGGATCGAGAACCGGCTGCCCGAGAACTCCAAGTCCGCGTCGAAGTCCGGCCCAAAATCCGGCGATTTTTAA
- the rpe gene encoding ribulose-phosphate 3-epimerase, translating into MARASLEAIRDAAPAVLPSLLLCDFGDLKGEVAKLHDAGARVLHLDVMDGHFVPNMTYAMPIVSGLRRHTDMPLDVHLMISDPLKYAGPMVDAGADMLTFHVEAVRDAAETAARIRDLGVSVGVALNPETPLGSLRECLANVDMVLVMSVEAGFGGQKFNPIALEKLQTLRSEFPDLLLQIDGGIDATTIGPARAAGCDLFVVGSAIFKKGDYKAAISTLDDQIRSHGPPNDPDSNDLGVGN; encoded by the coding sequence ATGGCGAGAGCCTCACTCGAAGCGATTCGCGACGCCGCGCCAGCGGTGCTGCCCAGTCTATTGCTGTGCGATTTCGGCGATTTGAAGGGCGAAGTGGCGAAGCTACATGACGCCGGTGCTCGCGTTCTTCATTTGGACGTGATGGATGGTCATTTCGTCCCCAACATGACGTACGCGATGCCGATCGTCTCAGGATTGCGTCGCCACACGGACATGCCGCTGGACGTCCATTTGATGATCAGCGACCCACTGAAATACGCCGGTCCGATGGTCGATGCGGGCGCAGACATGCTGACGTTCCATGTTGAAGCGGTCCGCGACGCAGCCGAAACGGCCGCTCGAATCCGTGATCTCGGTGTCAGCGTCGGCGTCGCGTTGAACCCCGAAACGCCATTGGGCAGCCTGCGAGAGTGCCTGGCAAACGTGGACATGGTTTTGGTGATGAGTGTCGAAGCGGGCTTTGGAGGCCAGAAATTCAATCCGATCGCTCTCGAAAAACTCCAGACTTTGCGGAGCGAATTCCCTGATCTGCTGCTGCAAATCGACGGCGGCATCGACGCAACCACGATCGGCCCCGCCCGTGCCGCCGGTTGCGATTTGTTCGTCGTCGGATCGGCGATCTTCAAGAAAGGCGACTACAAAGCCGCGATCAGCACGCTGGACGACCAGATTCGGTCACACGGCCCACCCAATGATCCCGATTCCAATGACCTTGGTGTGGGGAACTGA
- a CDS encoding histidine phosphatase family protein has product MILKSPAVSQVLLVRPGATEFDDQGRIKGCMDMPLSETGRQQVELLADQVSHIPCRTVYTAPCESARETAEILATHLTDPDRVDRGRPAKVKVIDCLRNLDHGLWHGKLIDELKRNHPKLYRRGQETPWDICPPGGESISDAQIRVEKALRKLLKKSHDDLVAIVIPDPMAWIVQAMLAGESLSNLWQAETDSGKWDVIDPVW; this is encoded by the coding sequence ATGATTCTTAAATCACCCGCCGTTTCACAGGTGCTGTTGGTACGCCCCGGCGCGACGGAATTTGACGACCAGGGTCGCATCAAGGGCTGTATGGACATGCCGCTAAGCGAAACCGGGCGCCAGCAAGTGGAACTGTTGGCGGATCAAGTTTCGCACATCCCGTGCCGCACGGTTTATACGGCTCCCTGCGAGTCGGCGCGAGAAACGGCGGAAATTCTGGCCACGCATTTGACGGACCCTGACCGCGTCGACCGCGGACGGCCCGCCAAGGTGAAGGTCATCGATTGTTTGCGAAACCTGGATCACGGTTTGTGGCACGGCAAACTGATCGACGAATTGAAGCGAAACCACCCGAAACTGTATCGGCGCGGCCAAGAAACGCCTTGGGACATCTGTCCGCCCGGCGGCGAATCGATCAGCGATGCGCAAATTCGCGTCGAAAAAGCACTCCGCAAACTGCTGAAAAAGTCGCACGACGACCTGGTGGCCATCGTGATCCCAGACCCGATGGCGTGGATCGTTCAAGCCATGCTGGCCGGCGAATCGCTGTCGAATTTGTGGCAAGCCGAGACCGATTCGGGAAAATGGGACGTAATCGACCCCGTTTGGTAG
- a CDS encoding DUF1549 domain-containing protein, which translates to MAATGLVVAAEPVRPQVALINELIEQGWRDYEIRSPAPEADDATWARRVHLDVIGRIPTIAELQEFAADRGSDKRAKLVDKLLYDDRYTEEYAGHWATIWSNLLIGRSGGNDRRSMVSPAGMKKYLRDSFAMNKPYNTMVYELVSATGSGKPGTENFNGAANFLLDKVNEEDAVLATSSTSRIFLGQQVQCTQCHNHPFNQWKQQRFWEFNSFFRQTRSLRRFVEGTNDIEHGELVDQDYAGEGNDPEDALIFYELRNGLTKVAYPVFTDGTEIGKSGFVTEVNRRQELGRLMLESEYLDKMAVNRIWSLFLGFGFTKPIDDLGPHNPASHPELLEKLSAEFRKSSYDLKELITWITTSRPYQLAAVLGSNNEIDDPSIGEMPKFSRFYLRQMSAEQLYQSMVTATDASASGSYEEQERERRKWLEQFVVAFGTDEGDEATTFNGSIPQALMLFNGELTQNAISKAEGSFIDRIAGSGRSPQERVTNLFQAGLARRPSKTEMQVASKLLQARKGDEKEMLQDMWWAVLNSNEFIMQH; encoded by the coding sequence ATGGCTGCCACCGGTTTGGTGGTCGCTGCCGAGCCCGTTCGGCCACAGGTCGCATTGATCAACGAACTGATCGAACAGGGTTGGCGGGACTACGAAATCCGCTCGCCGGCACCCGAAGCCGATGACGCAACCTGGGCACGGCGCGTCCATCTGGACGTGATCGGTCGGATTCCAACAATCGCCGAACTGCAAGAATTTGCCGCCGACCGGGGTAGTGATAAGCGGGCGAAGTTGGTCGACAAACTGTTGTATGACGATCGTTACACCGAAGAGTACGCCGGACACTGGGCGACGATTTGGTCCAACTTGTTGATCGGTCGCAGCGGCGGAAACGACCGTCGGTCGATGGTCAGCCCCGCCGGAATGAAGAAATATCTTCGCGATTCGTTCGCGATGAACAAACCGTACAACACGATGGTTTACGAGTTGGTTTCGGCAACGGGCAGTGGAAAGCCCGGCACCGAGAACTTCAATGGCGCCGCCAACTTTTTACTGGATAAAGTCAATGAAGAAGACGCGGTGCTGGCGACCAGCAGCACGTCAAGAATCTTCTTGGGCCAACAGGTCCAATGCACCCAGTGCCACAACCACCCGTTCAACCAGTGGAAGCAACAAAGGTTCTGGGAATTCAATTCGTTCTTCCGCCAAACACGATCGCTGCGTCGGTTCGTCGAAGGCACCAACGATATCGAGCACGGCGAATTGGTCGACCAGGACTATGCCGGCGAAGGCAACGACCCTGAAGATGCGCTGATCTTTTACGAACTGAGAAACGGTTTGACCAAGGTCGCCTATCCGGTCTTCACCGACGGAACAGAAATCGGCAAGAGCGGTTTCGTCACCGAAGTCAATCGTCGGCAAGAACTGGGACGGTTGATGCTGGAAAGCGAATATCTGGACAAGATGGCCGTCAATCGAATCTGGTCATTGTTTCTGGGTTTCGGATTCACCAAGCCGATCGATGACCTGGGGCCTCACAATCCGGCTTCGCATCCTGAGCTGTTGGAAAAACTGTCGGCCGAGTTTCGCAAGTCCAGCTACGACCTGAAAGAGCTGATCACGTGGATCACGACCAGCCGCCCATATCAACTAGCCGCGGTGCTGGGATCGAACAACGAGATCGATGATCCGTCGATTGGCGAGATGCCGAAGTTCTCTCGCTTTTACTTGCGACAAATGTCAGCGGAACAACTGTACCAATCGATGGTCACCGCGACGGATGCGTCGGCATCGGGAAGCTACGAAGAACAAGAACGTGAACGCCGCAAATGGCTGGAACAGTTCGTTGTGGCGTTCGGAACCGACGAAGGTGACGAAGCGACGACGTTCAACGGCTCGATCCCTCAAGCGTTGATGTTGTTCAACGGTGAGCTGACGCAAAACGCAATCAGCAAAGCCGAAGGTAGCTTCATCGATCGCATCGCCGGATCCGGCCGATCGCCGCAAGAACGCGTCACCAACTTGTTCCAAGCCGGATTGGCGCGACGCCCCAGCAAAACGGAAATGCAAGTCGCCAGCAAACTGTTACAAGCTCGCAAGGGCGACGAAAAAGAAATGTTGCAAGACATGTGGTGGGCTGTTCTGAACAGCAACGAATTCATCATGCAGCATTAA
- a CDS encoding DUF1501 domain-containing protein, translated as MSAFWKTPVGMDRRHFMQHLAGSSAAAGAAMSLGSAIYANADEMKKNRKSAILLWMGGGPATIDIWDLKPGAPTGGPFKPISTTGDMQICEHMPMMAQQMKHLSIVRSMSTREADHNRGRYYMHTGFVPNPNIEHPSYGSVIAHELIEQRPELEIPPFVSIGGAAAGPGFLGMAWSPFSVTSNGRIRNLDMKLDESRLMQRMAALNAIETGFEKRTRDLPASEHAKVLRKTYDLMTSSQMEAFRVEKEPDEVKERYGTDNFGQGCLLARRLVEAGVPFVEVDLGGWDNHNGIHNILKDTKLPQLDRAMSALTEDLAQRGLLEDTVIMWMGEFGRTPRINQDAGRDHWARSWSCVVGGGNLKGGLAVGETSSDGTAVESEPYSSEDLMSTVCKGLGISTEKTFTSKNGRPMKIAGGGKIITDLLA; from the coding sequence ATGTCAGCTTTTTGGAAAACTCCCGTCGGCATGGACCGTCGTCACTTCATGCAACACCTGGCCGGATCGTCGGCTGCCGCAGGTGCGGCGATGTCGTTGGGCAGCGCGATCTATGCCAATGCGGACGAGATGAAGAAGAACCGCAAGAGCGCGATCCTGTTATGGATGGGTGGCGGACCGGCCACGATCGACATTTGGGACTTGAAACCGGGTGCGCCGACGGGTGGACCGTTCAAGCCGATCTCGACCACCGGCGACATGCAAATCTGCGAACACATGCCAATGATGGCCCAGCAGATGAAACACCTTTCGATCGTTCGCAGCATGTCGACGCGTGAAGCCGACCACAACCGCGGTCGCTACTACATGCACACCGGCTTTGTACCCAATCCCAATATCGAACACCCCAGTTATGGTTCCGTCATCGCGCACGAGCTGATCGAACAACGACCGGAGTTGGAAATTCCTCCGTTCGTTTCGATCGGCGGCGCAGCTGCCGGCCCCGGTTTCCTCGGGATGGCGTGGAGTCCGTTTTCGGTGACCAGCAACGGTCGGATCCGAAACCTGGATATGAAATTGGACGAGTCGCGATTGATGCAGCGGATGGCCGCGCTGAACGCGATCGAAACAGGTTTCGAGAAACGAACGCGCGACCTGCCGGCATCGGAACACGCCAAAGTTCTGCGCAAAACGTACGACTTGATGACCAGCAGCCAAATGGAAGCGTTCCGTGTCGAAAAGGAACCCGATGAAGTCAAAGAACGCTACGGCACCGACAACTTCGGCCAAGGCTGCTTGCTCGCCCGCCGTTTGGTCGAAGCGGGTGTTCCGTTTGTCGAAGTCGACCTCGGCGGCTGGGACAACCACAACGGCATCCACAACATTCTCAAAGACACCAAACTGCCACAGCTCGACCGCGCCATGAGCGCTTTGACCGAGGACTTGGCTCAACGTGGTTTGTTGGAAGACACGGTCATCATGTGGATGGGCGAATTTGGACGAACGCCACGCATCAACCAAGACGCCGGTCGTGATCACTGGGCTCGTTCGTGGTCGTGTGTCGTCGGCGGCGGCAACCTGAAGGGCGGCCTGGCCGTCGGTGAAACCAGCAGCGATGGAACGGCCGTCGAAAGCGAACCGTACAGCAGCGAAGATTTGATGTCGACGGTTTGCAAAGGCTTGGGCATCTCGACCGAAAAGACGTTCACCAGCAAGAACGGTCGGCCGATGAAGATCGCCGGCGGTGGCAAGATCATCACCGACTTGTTGGCCTAG
- a CDS encoding RNA polymerase sigma factor: MPTPQQSDGPETGELSPNELIARHQRGVWRYLRMLGCDDAMADDLTQETFLRVLRRDNFVQHSEAATNSYLRRTAYNLLVSDHRKNQRIQTVAPSPLMDEIYDRWAGKDLSGDQAVDSLRDCLKALTDRARLALTMRFGKGASRIEIAEALDITDHGARNLMQRAKGQLRECVEAKLEQPSS, translated from the coding sequence GTGCCGACGCCGCAGCAATCCGATGGACCGGAGACCGGCGAATTGTCGCCTAACGAGCTGATCGCACGACACCAACGCGGTGTCTGGCGATACCTACGGATGCTCGGATGCGACGATGCGATGGCGGACGATTTGACGCAGGAGACGTTTTTGCGAGTCCTTCGTCGAGACAACTTCGTTCAACATAGTGAAGCCGCAACGAACAGCTACCTTCGCCGAACCGCTTACAATTTGTTGGTGTCGGACCACCGCAAAAACCAACGCATCCAAACGGTCGCTCCGTCGCCGTTGATGGATGAAATTTACGACCGATGGGCAGGAAAGGATCTGTCGGGCGACCAAGCGGTGGATTCGCTTCGGGACTGTTTAAAGGCGTTGACCGATCGAGCTCGATTGGCGCTGACGATGCGTTTCGGCAAGGGTGCTAGCCGGATCGAAATCGCCGAAGCACTCGACATCACCGATCACGGGGCTCGCAATCTGATGCAACGAGCCAAAGGACAGCTTCGCGAATGCGTCGAAGCGAAACTCGAACAACCTTCATCATGA